From a region of the Castanea sativa cultivar Marrone di Chiusa Pesio chromosome 10, ASM4071231v1 genome:
- the LOC142613056 gene encoding protein PHOSPHATE-INDUCED 1-like: protein MASFVSRTFLNLLLVVSLFQVSLAMRKLNELVQDQTQILRYHNGPLLSGKISINLIWYGKFKPSQKAIVTDFITSLSSSPPKQTVQPSVATWWKTTEKYYHLTSKKQSSFSLYLGKQMVDESYRLGKSLTSKQLVELASKGDQKNAINVVLTSSDVAVENFCLSRCGTHGSALGSKGGHVKGKYSRFAYIWVGNSETQCPGQCAWPFHQPIYGPQSPPLVAPNNDVGLDGMVINLASLLAGTVTNPFGNGYFQGPKEAPLEAASACPGVYGKGAYPGYAGDLLVDPTTGASYNAHGANGRKYLLPALYDPATSTCSTLV, encoded by the coding sequence atggcCTCTTTTGTTTCCAGAACTTTCTTAAATCTACTATTGGTAGTATCACTGTTTCAAGTCTCTTTGGCTATGAGAAAGCTCAATGAGCTTGTGCAAGACCAGACCCAGATCTTGCGTTACCACAATGGCCCTCTTCTTTCTGGCAAAATCTCCATTAATCTCATCTGGTATGGAAAGTTCAAACCTTCCCAGAAAGCCATTGTCACTGATTTTATTACCTCCCTATCATCTTCACCACCCAAACAAACCGTGCAACCATCTGTTGCCACGTGGTGGAAAACCACTGAGAAGTACTACCACCTCACATCAAAGAAACAATCTTCATTTTCCCTCTATTTGGGCAAGCAAATGGTGGACGAGAGCTACAGATTGGGAAAGTCACTCACAAGCAAACAACTTGTGGAGTTGGCTTCAAAGGGTGACCAGAAGAACGCCATTAACGTTGTGCTCACTTCCTCAGATGTGGCTGTTGAGAATTTCTGTCTTagccgatgtgggactcatggGTCTGCACTGGGCTCAAAGGGTGGTCACGTTAAGGGCAAGTACTCTAGGTTCGCTTACATCTGGGTCGGAAACTCTGAGACCCAATGCCCAGGCCAATGTGCTTGGCCATTTCACCAGCCCATCTATGGACCCCAGAGCCCACCCTTGGTTGCACCCAACAACGATGTGGGTCTAGATGGCATGGTTATCAACTTGGCTAGTCTTTTGGCTGGGACAGTTACCAACCCATTTGGAAATGGTTACTTCCAAGGTCCAAAGGAGGCGCCTTTGGAAGCTGCTTCGGCTTGTCCTGGGGTTTATGGCAAAGGAGCTTACCCTGGTTATGCTGGGGACTTGTTGGTGGATCCAACAACTGGTGCTAGCTACAATGCTCATGGTGCTAATGGGAGGAAGTATTTGCTTCCTGCTTTGTATGATCCTGCTACATCAACATGTTCAACTCTtgtttga
- the LOC142611732 gene encoding protein PHOSPHATE-INDUCED 1-like: MASCVSITQIIFLIVLFTSLFLYSFAKPIQTQQSLLFQYHNGHLLTGNISIDIIWYGKFASYQRAIITDFILSLSSSPPTKAQPNVATWWNITEKYYNLVDPKISKIVPSLGNQIMDPNCSIGKHLNINQIERLASKGSQKHAINVVLTSTDVAVQGFCSKCGTHGYLESELVNKRKHRYKFAYIWVGNAETQCPSNCSWPFNLTIYGPKSPPLVAPNNDVGVDGMVMNLASLLVGTATNPFGNGYYQGPKEEPLEAVSACPGMYGTGTSFGFPGKLLVDVKTGASYNANGVNGRKYLLPPLYDPSTKTC, from the coding sequence aTGGCCTCCTGTGTCTCAATAACCCAAATAATTTTTCTGATCGTCTTGTTCACGTCTTTGTTCCTTTACAGCTTCGCCAAACCAATCCAAACACAGCAATCACTGCTCTTCCAATACCACAATGGCCATCTTCTAACTGGGAATATCTCCATTGATATCATATGGTATGGCAAATTCGCATCCTACCAGCGAGCTATCATCACAgatttcattctctctctctcttcttcaccacccacaaaagcccaaccaaacgtTGCCACGTGGTGGAACATCACCGAGAAATACTACAACCTCGTTGATCCCAAGATTTCCAAAATCGTACCCTCGTTAGGGAACCAGATCATGGATCCGAACTGCTCAATCGGCAAACACCTGAACATTAACCAAATTGAACGGTTGGCTTCAAAAGGTAGCCAGAAACACGCCATTAACGTGGTTCTAACATCAACTGACGTGGCAGTACAAGGTTTCTGCTCCAAATGTGGGACCCATGGGTATTTGGAGAGTGAACTTGTTAATAAGCGAAAGCACCGCTATAAATTTGCTTACATTTGGGTTGGCAATGCAGAGACTCAATGCCCAAGCAATTGTTCGTGGCCATTTAACCTAACCATTTACGGACCCAAGAGCCCACCATTGGTTGCACCCAACAACGACGTGGGTGTGGATGGCATGGTCATGAACTTGGCTAGTCTGTTGGTTGGGACGGCTACGAACCCATTTGGAAATGGTTACTACCAGGGTCCGAAGGAAGAGCCACTAGAGGCTGTATCAGCTTGTCCTGGTATGTATGGTACGGGGACTTCTTTTGGCTTTCCTGGGAAACTCTTGGTGGATGTCAAGACCGGTGCTAGCTATAACGCAAATGGTGTTAATGGAAGGAAATACTTGCTTCCCCCACTCTATGATCCATCTACCAAAACATGTTAA